A genomic stretch from Haloferax sp. Atlit-12N includes:
- a CDS encoding bacterio-opsin activator domain-containing protein: protein MVTERSARESPEQRAAEQVVLVVDDDEDLADTCRYWLDGERFAVETAYGGEEALNRLDDTVDVVLLDRRMPNVTGDDVLDEIRERGLDCRVAMMTAVEPDTDIVDMPFDAYLVKPVSESEVKETVEELLVRSGFESEVREYFALESTEAALDSRDVEELREPEALSDLRSRLKAVRAEHEAAIRNREAQLDRLSRTNELLRDIDRAVIDARTRDEIEQTVCDAVASAHEAAFVLRRTAAGTLRCTAAAGYGLDPAGVDLDFVDEAFDIDGTVEDGFAFEDISEAHRAAVFGDDAADLDAVSALCVAIDYRETAYGALVVYDETDGFDEESAGLFSDLGATVGNGINATQSKQLLNGDSVVELEFQVAGAGDASVLAGLSATLDCRLSLDGVTRAGDELTCFVSVAGASGCDAVAAAIDSDDVSQARVVADGDEESVVELRTDAEAVLSTAIDHGASVERLTLSEGSGTLALHVAADADHGALVEAVTTAAAGVSVVAKREVERSVQSADSFRRTLDSKLTDRQQTVLETSLVSGYFEWPRGSTAEEVADSLGISPPTLHEHLRTAERKLIETYFDELNPASADD, encoded by the coding sequence ATGGTCACCGAACGCTCGGCGCGCGAGAGCCCCGAACAGCGGGCCGCCGAGCAGGTCGTCCTCGTGGTCGACGACGACGAGGACCTCGCAGACACCTGCCGGTACTGGCTCGACGGCGAGCGGTTCGCCGTCGAGACCGCCTACGGCGGTGAAGAAGCCCTCAACCGACTCGACGACACGGTCGACGTCGTCCTCCTCGACCGGCGAATGCCGAACGTCACGGGCGACGACGTGCTCGACGAGATTCGCGAGCGCGGCCTCGACTGCCGCGTGGCGATGATGACCGCGGTCGAGCCGGACACCGACATCGTCGACATGCCGTTCGACGCCTACCTCGTCAAACCCGTCTCGGAGTCGGAGGTCAAAGAGACGGTCGAAGAATTGCTCGTGCGATCGGGCTTCGAGTCCGAGGTCCGCGAGTATTTCGCGCTCGAATCCACCGAGGCGGCGCTCGACAGCCGGGACGTGGAGGAGCTCCGCGAACCCGAGGCGCTTTCGGACCTCCGCAGCCGGCTGAAGGCGGTACGGGCCGAACACGAGGCGGCGATTCGCAACCGCGAGGCGCAGCTCGACCGCCTGAGCCGAACCAACGAGCTCCTCCGCGACATCGACCGGGCGGTAATCGATGCGCGGACCCGCGACGAAATCGAACAGACCGTCTGCGACGCGGTCGCGAGCGCCCACGAGGCCGCGTTCGTTCTCAGACGCACCGCCGCCGGCACGCTCCGGTGTACCGCCGCGGCGGGCTACGGACTCGACCCCGCGGGCGTCGACCTCGACTTCGTCGACGAGGCGTTCGACATCGACGGAACGGTCGAAGACGGCTTCGCCTTCGAGGACATCTCCGAGGCGCACCGCGCGGCGGTCTTCGGCGACGACGCCGCCGACCTCGACGCGGTGTCGGCGCTCTGTGTCGCTATCGACTACCGCGAGACGGCGTACGGCGCGCTCGTCGTCTACGACGAGACCGACGGCTTCGACGAGGAGTCCGCGGGCCTGTTTTCCGACCTCGGCGCGACCGTCGGCAACGGTATCAACGCGACGCAGAGCAAGCAGCTTCTCAACGGTGACAGCGTCGTCGAACTGGAGTTTCAGGTCGCCGGCGCGGGTGACGCCAGCGTGCTCGCCGGGCTCTCGGCGACGCTTGACTGCCGACTCTCGCTGGACGGCGTCACCCGCGCCGGCGACGAGCTTACCTGTTTCGTCAGCGTCGCCGGCGCGTCGGGGTGCGACGCGGTCGCGGCCGCCATCGACTCGGACGACGTCTCGCAGGCCCGCGTCGTCGCCGACGGCGACGAGGAGTCCGTCGTCGAACTCCGCACCGACGCCGAGGCGGTGCTGTCGACCGCTATCGACCACGGCGCGAGCGTGGAGCGGTTGACGCTCTCCGAGGGGAGCGGCACCCTCGCGCTCCACGTCGCGGCCGACGCCGACCACGGCGCGCTTGTGGAGGCGGTGACGACGGCTGCAGCCGGCGTCTCGGTCGTCGCAAAGCGCGAGGTGGAACGGTCCGTCCAGTCGGCCGACTCTTTCCGCCGGACGCTCGACTCGAAACTGACAGACCGGCAGCAGACGGTCCTCGAAACGTCGCTCGTCTCC
- a CDS encoding PAS domain S-box protein: MTDGSPQSVDDPSATERELRQRLDILATFNEVVADVNEAIVDAGGRAGIERQVCERLVQTDELRFAWVGVVDETTGDVEPTAWAGVEDGYLDEIDVSVSAARPEGNGPVGRAVRSNAVQATQSIADEPAFGPFREPALERGYRSAASVPLVYDDARYGVLTMYAEHERAFTAELAEPISNLGHAVAHGIDTHVRRERERELERREQAFSRIVEDIEEYALFRLDASGRVESWNRGAAAIKGYDTEEILGKHIETFYTDEDAEDGLPERLLDRARTEGRAENEGWRVRADGTRFWASVTITALTDDAGEVIGFAKVTRDMTERKRREQQLDAVFNSTFQYIGLVEPDGTVLRVNDAALDLVDADRDDVVGLQAWETPWWHGDDERIADLRAALGRASEGAFVRYEVEIERENTDRPVVIDFSVTPVRDGDGDGDGTVSLLVLEGHDITARKERERELRREQERLEFVNRIIRHNLLNGLNVVGARADIVEDFVDDAGLTHLETIQGRVREMTELVGTMRTFMKVIVERESHEFRPRRIDEAVDHGVDSLRRESDAASVAVGRLPDISVVADDLLDEVVEHLLKNAVQHNDKPNPTVEVEVGAGDDVVELRVSDNGPGVPDEEKHRIVDQRIEDLSNPGNGFGLFLVREIVESYGGTVEIEDNDRGGATFVITLPRA, translated from the coding sequence ATGACCGACGGGTCTCCGCAGTCGGTCGACGACCCGTCTGCAACGGAGCGCGAACTGCGCCAGCGACTCGACATCCTCGCGACGTTCAACGAGGTCGTCGCGGACGTGAACGAGGCCATCGTCGACGCCGGCGGGCGCGCGGGCATCGAACGCCAGGTCTGCGAGCGACTCGTCCAGACCGACGAACTCCGGTTCGCGTGGGTCGGCGTGGTCGACGAGACGACCGGCGACGTGGAGCCGACCGCGTGGGCCGGCGTCGAAGACGGCTATCTCGACGAGATAGACGTGTCGGTGTCGGCGGCGCGCCCCGAGGGCAACGGCCCCGTCGGCCGCGCGGTCCGGTCGAACGCGGTGCAGGCGACCCAGAGCATCGCCGACGAGCCGGCGTTCGGACCGTTCCGCGAACCGGCGCTCGAACGGGGCTACCGCTCGGCGGCGTCGGTGCCGCTCGTCTACGACGACGCGCGCTACGGCGTGCTCACGATGTACGCCGAACACGAGCGGGCGTTCACCGCGGAGCTCGCCGAGCCGATTTCGAACCTCGGCCACGCCGTCGCCCACGGCATCGACACCCACGTCCGGCGGGAGCGCGAGCGCGAACTCGAACGCCGCGAGCAGGCGTTTTCGCGCATCGTCGAGGACATCGAGGAGTACGCGCTGTTCCGCCTCGACGCCTCGGGTCGCGTCGAGAGTTGGAACCGCGGCGCGGCGGCCATCAAAGGCTACGATACGGAGGAGATACTCGGCAAGCACATCGAGACGTTCTACACCGACGAGGACGCCGAAGACGGCCTGCCAGAGCGCCTCCTCGACCGAGCACGGACCGAGGGCCGAGCGGAGAACGAGGGGTGGCGCGTCCGTGCCGACGGCACTCGCTTTTGGGCGTCTGTCACCATCACCGCCCTGACCGACGACGCCGGTGAGGTCATCGGCTTCGCCAAGGTGACCCGCGACATGACCGAACGGAAGCGCCGCGAGCAACAGCTCGACGCGGTGTTCAACAGCACCTTCCAGTACATCGGGCTGGTCGAGCCAGACGGCACGGTCCTCCGGGTGAACGATGCCGCGCTCGACCTCGTTGACGCCGACCGCGACGACGTGGTGGGGTTGCAGGCGTGGGAGACGCCGTGGTGGCACGGCGACGATGAGCGCATCGCCGACCTCCGGGCCGCTCTCGGCCGCGCTTCCGAAGGAGCGTTCGTCCGCTACGAGGTCGAAATCGAACGGGAGAACACCGACCGGCCGGTCGTCATCGACTTCTCCGTCACCCCGGTCCGCGACGGCGACGGCGACGGCGACGGCACGGTGTCGCTTCTGGTCCTCGAAGGCCACGACATCACCGCCCGCAAGGAGCGAGAGCGGGAGTTGCGCCGCGAGCAGGAGCGACTGGAGTTCGTGAACCGCATCATCCGCCACAACCTCCTCAACGGGCTGAACGTGGTCGGCGCGCGCGCGGACATCGTCGAGGACTTCGTGGACGACGCGGGGCTGACTCATCTCGAAACGATACAGGGGCGCGTCCGCGAGATGACCGAACTCGTCGGGACGATGCGGACGTTCATGAAGGTCATCGTCGAGCGCGAGTCCCACGAGTTCCGCCCGCGGCGAATCGACGAGGCGGTCGACCACGGCGTGGACTCGCTCCGCCGGGAGTCCGACGCCGCGAGCGTCGCTGTCGGGCGACTGCCGGACATCTCGGTCGTCGCCGACGACCTGCTGGACGAGGTCGTCGAACACCTGCTGAAGAACGCCGTCCAGCACAACGACAAGCCGAACCCGACGGTCGAAGTCGAGGTGGGCGCCGGCGACGACGTGGTCGAACTCCGCGTCTCCGACAACGGGCCGGGCGTTCCCGACGAGGAGAAACACCGCATCGTCGACCAGCGCATCGAGGACCTATCGAACCCGGGCAACGGCTTCGGCCTCTTTCTGGTCCGCGAAATCGTCGAGAGCTACGGCGGGACGGTCGAAATCGAGGACAACGACCGCGGCGGAGCCACGTTCGTCATCACGCTCCCGCGGGCGTGA
- a CDS encoding UPF0058 family protein translates to MKKNELIHVHSLLVEIATDYRDRGVLTSADLEPYHQLGIGPMALRDCRADHERAVRTLTTVLAVGAARDLDRDAESVPGRHLLRPDEATDTDTDQRVTSH, encoded by the coding sequence ATGAAGAAAAACGAGCTCATTCACGTGCATTCGCTGCTCGTGGAAATCGCCACAGACTACCGCGACCGCGGAGTGCTCACGAGCGCCGACCTCGAACCGTACCACCAACTCGGAATCGGCCCGATGGCCCTCCGAGACTGCCGCGCCGACCACGAGCGGGCCGTCCGAACGCTCACAACCGTCCTCGCGGTCGGTGCCGCCCGCGACCTCGACCGCGACGCGGAGTCGGTGCCCGGCCGACACCTGCTCCGTCCCGACGAGGCGACCGACACCGACACCGACCAGCGCGTCACGTCACACTGA
- a CDS encoding DNA mismatch repair protein — protein MRLEDYWGVGPKTSDRLKSALGREGAVAAIESADVRALVDAGVTRGRAVRILRRADGQAGIDALSTRDARDVYDDLLSLASDRALTEHAADRIRVLTPLPTVGDRRDRLDRVLAAREAWADLDDDARDAVEATFREYDEAGETERAAVRAALELREAGLRGEPFDALEEADPDALRDALGALGYVDKDGSVAAGADDRLDSLRSRLDTANELQSGSFDVLETIQSRGVRSLDDFRAAFVQYVAQETDLSRGEVEAVAAEDARDATDFVSASLRALVEDLEADVTAREETVAEELRDRIWAARDDVDLAVEAVDEVALSLSLARFADEYDLTRPDIAETGLAVCGARNLFIDDPQPVSYAVGDHELACASGPTPPVGDRVSVLTGANSGGKTTLLETLSQVAILASMGLPVPAESAVVGRFDSVVFHRRHASFNAGVLESTLKSIVPPLSGDGRTLMLVDEFEAITEPGRAADLLNGLVNLTVERDAFGVYVTHLADELSPLPPEARIDGIFAEGLTDELELRVDYQPRFGTVGKSTPEFIVSRLVANARDRAERAGFEALAAAVGEEAVQKTLSDAEFVG, from the coding sequence ATGCGACTCGAAGACTATTGGGGAGTCGGCCCGAAGACCTCGGACCGACTGAAATCGGCTCTCGGCAGGGAGGGAGCGGTCGCCGCTATCGAGTCGGCCGACGTGCGGGCGCTCGTCGACGCCGGCGTCACCCGCGGGCGGGCGGTTCGCATTCTCCGCCGCGCCGACGGGCAGGCCGGCATCGACGCGCTGTCGACCCGCGACGCCCGCGACGTGTACGACGACCTCCTGTCGCTCGCGAGCGACCGCGCGCTGACCGAACACGCCGCCGACCGAATCCGCGTCCTGACGCCGCTTCCGACCGTCGGAGACCGGCGCGACCGCCTCGACCGCGTCCTCGCGGCGCGGGAGGCGTGGGCCGACCTCGACGACGACGCCCGCGACGCCGTCGAAGCGACGTTCCGCGAGTACGACGAGGCCGGCGAGACCGAGCGCGCCGCCGTTCGCGCCGCGCTCGAACTCAGGGAGGCTGGACTCCGCGGCGAGCCGTTCGACGCGCTGGAGGAGGCAGACCCGGACGCCCTCCGCGACGCGCTCGGCGCGCTCGGCTACGTCGACAAGGACGGCTCGGTCGCCGCGGGTGCCGACGACCGCCTCGACAGCCTGCGGAGCCGACTCGACACCGCGAACGAACTCCAATCCGGCTCGTTCGACGTGCTCGAAACCATCCAGTCGCGGGGCGTCCGCTCGCTCGACGACTTCCGCGCCGCGTTCGTCCAGTACGTCGCACAGGAGACCGACCTCTCGCGCGGCGAGGTCGAAGCGGTCGCCGCCGAGGACGCCCGCGACGCGACCGACTTCGTAAGCGCGTCGCTCCGGGCGCTCGTCGAGGACCTCGAAGCCGACGTCACCGCGCGCGAGGAGACCGTCGCCGAGGAGCTCCGCGACCGTATCTGGGCCGCTCGCGACGACGTGGACCTCGCGGTCGAGGCCGTCGACGAGGTCGCGCTGTCGCTGTCGCTCGCGCGGTTCGCCGACGAGTACGACCTGACGCGGCCGGACATCGCCGAGACGGGGCTGGCGGTCTGCGGGGCGCGCAACCTCTTCATCGACGACCCACAGCCCGTCTCCTACGCCGTCGGCGACCACGAACTCGCGTGCGCGTCGGGGCCGACGCCGCCGGTCGGCGACCGCGTGTCGGTCCTCACCGGGGCCAACAGCGGCGGGAAGACGACCCTGCTGGAGACGCTCTCGCAGGTCGCCATCCTCGCGTCGATGGGGCTTCCCGTCCCCGCCGAGTCGGCGGTCGTCGGCCGGTTCGATTCGGTCGTGTTCCACCGCCGGCACGCGAGCTTCAACGCGGGCGTGCTCGAATCGACGCTCAAGTCAATCGTCCCGCCGCTGTCGGGCGACGGGCGGACGCTGATGCTCGTCGACGAGTTCGAGGCCATCACCGAACCGGGCCGCGCGGCCGACCTGCTCAACGGCCTCGTGAACCTCACCGTCGAGCGCGACGCCTTCGGCGTCTACGTCACGCACCTCGCGGACGAACTGAGCCCGCTCCCGCCGGAGGCGCGCATCGACGGCATCTTCGCCGAGGGCCTGACCGACGAGTTGGAACTGCGCGTGGACTACCAGCCGCGGTTCGGCACGGTCGGCAAGTCCACGCCGGAGTTCATCGTCTCGCGGCTGGTGGCGAACGCCCGCGACCGCGCCGAGCGCGCCGGCTTCGAGGCGCTGGCTGCGGCGGTGGGCGAAGAAGCGGTACAAAAGACGCTGTCCGACGCCGAGTTCGTCGGCTGA
- a CDS encoding ATP-dependent DNA helicase, translated as MAVATGPQSVTWQEVFGHPEAYPEQADGIETAIQTARDDGFAVVEGACGTGKTMLALTAGIELVRDPDSDYERVFVLTSVKQQLRQFEADLRTINENLPTDWKPVSGLTLVGKSDVCPYSREGCGGIDDSTVYDRCEGLRDRTRGLVGDGGRTSAEALAKDAREQQTGLLDTGSTTAGPNYLETAGDPTPYPKSMPEYEDVEYCPFYANFLADLPEDGDPIEAVPFDFDDKGLIATEDLVSLAAGAGSCPHSVMGALLPHVEVVVGNYYHAFDPTTVGTFTGALVDDSTFVICDEAHMLEPRVRDLVSVGVGDRTLRDAESEFTRVIQPVKFDDAGKSTVDAELVRGELQEADVTLRELEETRDFIRDLREELDRRVTAHLDREYVGWRADLTELDDEELPLRDPEDPGVDELTEWADDNGHDEGTWVRAEATGSAVARILDSVEEDDKRRAAPAAGRALATWAYADHEKHFREIELERTWDEMEPPESWRRAYNARLSVHNCVPGEAIAERLGDFGGGVLMSATLEPIDVFRRVTGLDALADDGRPVAERTFGLGFPESNRASFAVDVPKFTHSNRGPPGEENETRLAYTDAAVEVCERSPGNVLVGMPNYAEAEWMAGALEARVGKPVLLDESSDDGATERLKRDFFGGEGKVLVTSLRGTLTEGVDYSGDKLSAAVVCGVPLINTSSPRTRAVKTAYDREFGDGFETALTVPAVRKARQAIGRVIRGTDEVGVRVFVDARYARDSWNGVRDYLPAQEREEFRPVSPDMLGFGLDQFWSSVE; from the coding sequence ATGGCCGTCGCAACTGGACCACAGAGCGTGACCTGGCAGGAGGTGTTCGGCCACCCGGAGGCGTACCCGGAGCAGGCCGATGGAATCGAGACCGCGATACAGACCGCCCGAGACGACGGCTTCGCCGTCGTGGAGGGCGCGTGCGGGACCGGCAAGACGATGCTCGCGCTCACCGCCGGCATCGAACTCGTCCGCGACCCCGACTCCGACTACGAGCGCGTCTTCGTCCTCACGAGCGTCAAGCAACAGTTGCGGCAGTTCGAGGCCGACCTCCGAACCATCAACGAGAACCTCCCGACCGACTGGAAACCCGTCTCGGGGCTCACGCTCGTCGGCAAGTCCGACGTGTGTCCCTACAGCCGCGAGGGCTGTGGCGGCATCGACGACTCGACCGTCTACGACCGCTGTGAGGGCCTCCGCGACCGGACCCGCGGGCTCGTCGGCGACGGCGGTCGGACCAGCGCCGAGGCGCTCGCCAAGGACGCCCGCGAGCAACAGACCGGCCTCCTCGACACCGGTTCGACCACCGCGGGCCCGAACTACCTCGAAACCGCGGGCGACCCGACGCCGTACCCGAAGTCGATGCCGGAGTACGAGGACGTGGAGTACTGCCCCTTTTATGCGAACTTCCTCGCGGACCTCCCCGAAGACGGCGACCCAATCGAGGCCGTCCCCTTCGACTTCGACGACAAGGGACTCATCGCGACCGAGGACCTCGTCTCGCTGGCCGCTGGCGCGGGGTCGTGTCCCCACTCCGTGATGGGCGCGCTGTTGCCCCACGTCGAGGTCGTCGTCGGCAACTACTACCACGCGTTCGACCCGACGACCGTCGGCACGTTCACCGGCGCGCTCGTCGACGACTCGACGTTCGTCATCTGCGACGAGGCGCACATGCTCGAACCCCGCGTCCGCGACCTCGTCTCCGTCGGCGTCGGCGACCGGACGCTCCGCGACGCCGAAAGCGAGTTCACGCGGGTCATCCAGCCGGTGAAGTTCGACGACGCCGGCAAGTCCACCGTCGACGCCGAACTCGTCCGCGGAGAGCTACAGGAGGCCGACGTGACGCTCCGCGAACTGGAGGAGACCCGAGACTTCATCCGCGACCTCCGCGAGGAACTCGACCGCCGCGTGACCGCCCATCTCGACCGCGAGTACGTCGGCTGGCGCGCCGACCTCACCGAACTCGACGACGAGGAACTCCCCCTGCGCGACCCCGAGGACCCCGGCGTCGACGAACTCACCGAGTGGGCGGACGACAACGGCCACGACGAGGGGACGTGGGTCCGCGCCGAGGCGACCGGCTCGGCGGTCGCCCGTATCCTCGACTCGGTGGAGGAAGACGACAAGCGCCGGGCCGCGCCCGCGGCGGGGCGGGCGCTGGCGACGTGGGCCTACGCAGACCACGAAAAGCACTTCCGCGAAATCGAACTCGAACGGACGTGGGACGAGATGGAGCCACCGGAGTCGTGGCGGCGCGCCTACAACGCCCGGCTGTCGGTCCACAACTGCGTCCCCGGCGAAGCCATCGCCGAGCGCCTCGGCGACTTCGGCGGCGGCGTCCTCATGAGCGCGACGCTCGAACCCATCGACGTGTTCCGGCGCGTGACCGGCCTCGACGCCCTCGCCGACGACGGCCGCCCGGTGGCAGAGCGGACGTTCGGCCTCGGCTTCCCCGAGTCGAACCGCGCGAGTTTCGCCGTCGACGTGCCGAAGTTCACCCACAGCAACCGCGGGCCGCCCGGCGAGGAAAACGAGACGAGACTCGCGTACACCGACGCCGCCGTCGAAGTGTGCGAGCGGTCGCCCGGGAACGTCCTCGTCGGGATGCCGAACTACGCAGAGGCCGAGTGGATGGCGGGCGCGCTCGAAGCCCGCGTGGGCAAGCCCGTCCTCCTCGACGAGTCGTCCGACGACGGGGCCACGGAGCGACTCAAGCGCGACTTCTTCGGCGGCGAGGGGAAAGTGCTCGTGACGAGCCTCCGCGGCACGCTCACCGAGGGCGTCGATTACAGCGGCGACAAGCTCTCGGCGGCGGTCGTCTGCGGCGTCCCACTCATCAACACGTCGTCGCCGCGGACCCGCGCGGTGAAGACCGCCTACGACCGCGAGTTCGGTGACGGGTTCGAGACGGCACTCACGGTGCCCGCGGTCAGAAAGGCGCGGCAGGCCATTGGCCGCGTTATCCGCGGCACCGACGAGGTCGGCGTCCGCGTCTTCGTGGACGCTCGGTACGCCCGCGACTCGTGGAACGGCGTCCGCGACTACCTGCCGGCACAGGAACGCGAGGAGTTCAGACCGGTCAGCCCAGACATGCTCGGCTTCGGTCTCGACCAGTTCTGGTCGTCGGTCGAGTAG
- a CDS encoding winged helix-turn-helix domain-containing protein — protein sequence MSGLLPSDGTVDTSDETAPRVHWLDDDETEQLLGSLSCDTARDLLSCLQDSPATATELSKRVETSVQNARHHLGNLIDADLVRVAGTRYSEKGREMKVYAAAGAPFVVCVGGDSGDREAFAEAIASFLE from the coding sequence ATGTCAGGGTTGCTGCCGTCCGACGGAACCGTCGATACGAGCGACGAGACCGCCCCGCGGGTCCATTGGCTCGACGACGACGAGACGGAGCAACTCCTCGGAAGTCTCTCTTGTGACACCGCCCGCGACCTGCTGTCGTGTCTGCAGGACTCGCCGGCGACGGCGACCGAACTCTCGAAGCGGGTCGAGACCTCCGTCCAGAACGCCCGCCACCACCTCGGAAACCTCATCGACGCCGACCTCGTCCGCGTCGCCGGCACCCGCTACTCCGAGAAGGGGCGCGAAATGAAGGTGTACGCCGCCGCGGGCGCTCCGTTCGTCGTCTGCGTCGGTGGCGACAGCGGCGACCGCGAGGCCTTCGCCGAGGCCATCGCCTCCTTCCTCGAATAG
- a CDS encoding MFS transporter, translated as MTRRLFGTLCGLVFLVNFGRVAFPPLVETLQTQFSVGPATIGVVTSLVWLGTAIPRIPVGYLLTRVSRSKVVLGSGTLLVVAAAFTASATSVLTLQIGAFGLGLASGAYFVSATPLVGELFPERVGRMVGIHGAASQVAAVVAAPVVVFILASYSWRETFWVLAAAGALVTLLLYAVSRDGSAGAGTGADRDFSAALGHWKLILTGILLIAPAGFVWQGLFNFLVSYMTQAKAFDAATASTMLTIVFAAGVPAFSLSGRLADKLPHVPYIFGLLVAFIGALVALTYAQGFVAVAVVVAVLGYVIHSLFPALDTFMLSSLPSDARGSAYAVFSGAALLLEANGSGAVGFLTEANYAFEAVFRTLAGGLAVFVAALAVLYAVNRLPGVDRTDPSSA; from the coding sequence GTGACTCGCCGCCTCTTCGGAACTCTCTGCGGACTCGTCTTCCTCGTCAACTTCGGCCGCGTCGCGTTCCCGCCGCTCGTCGAGACGCTCCAGACGCAGTTTTCGGTCGGTCCGGCGACCATCGGCGTCGTGACGAGCCTCGTCTGGCTCGGGACAGCCATCCCGCGCATCCCCGTCGGCTACCTCCTCACGCGCGTCTCGCGGTCGAAGGTCGTCCTCGGGTCGGGCACGCTCCTCGTCGTCGCCGCGGCGTTCACCGCGAGCGCGACGTCGGTGCTGACGCTCCAAATCGGCGCGTTCGGTCTCGGCCTCGCCTCGGGCGCGTACTTCGTCTCCGCGACCCCGCTCGTCGGCGAACTGTTCCCCGAGCGCGTCGGCCGCATGGTCGGCATCCACGGCGCGGCCAGTCAGGTCGCCGCCGTCGTCGCCGCGCCCGTGGTCGTCTTCATCCTCGCGTCGTACTCGTGGCGCGAGACGTTCTGGGTGCTGGCGGCCGCCGGCGCGCTCGTGACGCTCCTCCTCTACGCCGTCTCCCGAGACGGGAGCGCGGGGGCCGGCACGGGCGCGGACCGAGACTTCTCCGCCGCGCTCGGCCACTGGAAACTCATCCTCACGGGCATCCTCCTCATCGCGCCCGCGGGGTTCGTCTGGCAGGGCCTGTTCAACTTCCTCGTGTCGTACATGACGCAGGCGAAGGCGTTCGACGCCGCCACCGCGAGCACGATGCTCACTATCGTCTTCGCGGCCGGCGTCCCCGCGTTCTCGCTGTCGGGTCGCCTCGCGGACAAACTCCCGCACGTCCCCTACATCTTCGGCCTGCTCGTCGCCTTTATCGGCGCGCTCGTCGCCCTGACCTACGCGCAGGGCTTCGTCGCCGTCGCCGTCGTCGTCGCCGTACTCGGCTACGTCATCCACAGCCTGTTTCCCGCGCTGGACACGTTCATGCTCTCGTCGCTCCCCAGCGACGCCCGCGGGAGCGCCTACGCCGTCTTCAGTGGCGCGGCGCTCCTCTTGGAGGCTAACGGGAGCGGCGCGGTCGGCTTCCTCACCGAGGCGAACTACGCCTTCGAGGCGGTCTTCCGAACACTCGCCGGAGGGCTCGCGGTGTTCGTCGCCGCGCTCGCGGTTCTCTACGCGGTGAACCGACTGCCGGGCGTCGACCGGACCGACCCGTCGAGCGCCTGA